A window of Hyperolius riggenbachi isolate aHypRig1 chromosome 1, aHypRig1.pri, whole genome shotgun sequence contains these coding sequences:
- the LOC137559090 gene encoding leukemia inhibitory factor receptor-like isoform X3: MRADAVNTFWVSVLNSNHTCVKTKSFSVVPNVNCKAPFLQHAVQSSSLLRFQLDRIGQLRYRNTATDQWHTINVTTSLSTHIELPASAVPMSFTVQQRCLHQACFHCKWTEEKRVPRELIGAPDIIVTSEKLSPGKQRATIEWKYTMHDHVDEYIVTIQKLPRSCIESDIIIRAQSTQLYINLSIAFFNVSVIGYNEAGNSSSASAVLHPLTAPELPGNLFATYGNGSISLTWTPLFDNDFCVISWGTSYAEMKYEIPNERLQNYSIQGPFEKLKRYTLMIHLLDADTCMDSTHETTFGIAYIYVEEGVPRTGPLNLTVKNVTKTSAVIEWAEIPEEDCPGFLLSYRIYCIDTSRNTIYEVTVNSSSQRSYRLEGLTKGQKYEVKVSGMTVKGEGQRSAPCMFRTLTHDEGEFQVILLSACVGLMIAAVIVVSVCAYTLHRTRKLYFPEIPNPKHSQLCQIVEEPGAKVRLFHLIQPHEEEANYVNSNLEVILELTDTSLLSEDRMTNKDSKYLDQCTPMAHVPPKQDYSSMKSMLNLLRRLPHTVYHDK, translated from the exons TAAATTGTAAAGCACCATTTCTGCAACATGCAGTTCAGTCATCCAGTTTGTTACGATTTCAGTTGGATAGGATTGGACAACTGCGATACAGGAACACTGCGACAGATCAATGGCATACT atcaatGTGACAACAAGCCTCTCCACCCACATAGAGCTGCCCGCTTCTGCAGTGCCGATGTCATTCACAGTTCAACAAAGATGTTTACATCAAGCTTGTTTTCACTGCAAATGGACGGAAGAGAAGCGTGTTCCGCGGG AACTAATTGGAGCACCAGATATTATTGTAACCTCAGAGAAACTATCGCCTGGCAAGCAAAGAGCTACCATTGAGTGGAAG TACACAATGCATGACCATGTGGATGAATATATTGTCACAATCCAGAAGCTACCGAGAAGCTGCATTGAAAGTGATATAATCATCAGAGCGCAGAGCACCCAGCTGTACATCAATCTGTCCATCGCATTCTTCAACGTGTCAGTGATTGGTTATAATGAAGCCGGGAACTCCTCCTCCGCCAGTGCTGTGCTCCACCCTCTGACTGCTcctg AGTTACCTGGAAACCTATTTGCAACATATGGAAATGGCTCCATTTCTCTGACTTGGACGCCACTGTTTGACAATGATTTCTGTGTCATCAGCTGGGGCACTAGTTATGCAGAGATGAAGTATGAGATACCCAATGAAAGATTACAGAATTATTCAATCCAAG GACCGTTTGAAAAACTGAAACGTTACACTCTAATGATCCACCTGCTCGATGCTGATACATGTATGGATTCCACACATGAGACAACATTTGGCATCGCCTACATCTATGTAGAGGAAGGTG TTCCCAGGACTGGTCCACTCAACCTCACAGTAAAAAATGTGACCAAGACCTCAGCAGTTATTGAATGGGCAGAGATACCAGAAGAGGACTGTCCGGGCTTTCTACTTTCCTATAGAATATACTGTATAGATACATCAAGAAACACCATTTATG AGGTAACAGTGAATTCCTCAAGTCAGAGAAGTTATCGGTTGGAAGGACTGACTAAGGGTCAAAAATATGAAGTGAAAGTGTCTGGGATGACCGTTAAAGGGGAAGGACAGCGCAGCGCTCCATGCATGTTCCGGACCCTCACACATG ATGAAGGTGAATTTCAGGTCATCCTTCTATCTGCATGTGTTGGCCTGATGATTGCAGCAGTGATTGTAGTCAGTGTGTGTGCTTATACACTTCACAG AACGAGGAAGTTGTATTTTCCCGAAATCCCCAATCCTAAACACAGTCAGCTCTGCCAGATTGTTGAAGAACCTGGTGCAAAG GTAAGGCTGTTCCACCTAATTCAGCCTCATGAAGAAGAAGCAAACTATGTAAATTCCAATCTGGAGGTGATTTTAGAACTGACTGACACGTCGCTGCTATCAGAAGACAGAATGACTAACAAAGACAGTAAATATCTGGACCAGTGCACTCCTATGGCTCACGTTCCACCCAAACAAGACTATTCCTCTATGAAGTCCATGCTTAACCTGCTGAGAAGGCTGCCACATACGGTCTATCACGATAAGTGA